GCTAAGGCGATGTGGTTGAGAAGCGTATCTGGCTGTAAATGTTAAAGAATCAGTATTTGCGATTAACGCTTCTCGAGTATTGTCATTACCTTCACTAGGTGAATGTTTAGTATACATCTTTGTGCCGAAAGGTAAGGCGCAGCAACGTTGAACAAATTTTTCTTTCAACCTCGCACATTAATGCTAAGCAGTTATTTCAAAATTTCTATCAGTTTGCATGCTTAAAAATATCTCTAGGTTCCGAAACACATCACCAGCACTCAGCAAAATGCTAAAGGAGAagggcttttttctttttttgataaaAAAGATGACTTCAAATTCCTGACACTTCAGTCGCAAAGCGCTGAATGCACGTTTCTTGTCCAATCGAAGCTTGTCATCTTTGCTTTTTCTCGTCGTTTTTGTCTAAGAAGTGCATCATGTGCGTCAACGTCATGCACATAGAAGAGACGAAAAGTGAACAAGCGAACTGGTTCATGGGCGAGGAATGCATATCCCTGTGTGCCTTTACGTATCGTGACGTCCGTCGTgttccccaaactcagggaTATGATTCCTCATCATGCGCATATTTTCTCACTATAAATTGCATACCATAAGGAAAGTCTCGTAGAGGGCGTCACATGCAGCGTACATGGCATAGGTGAGGCAGCGGATCATAACGAACGTGAAAGCTGCACGCATTCCCCGCATGTCGTCCTTCAAGAAACAACGGAAATACTGAGCATGTATTGGGGCAAAtagaacacaacaacaacaacttcattttatgatgatgaacgGGGAATGACGGGGAATaatgatgaatgatgatgatgaatgcaaATAGAAAGTGAACGCATTGTGCAGTGTTGCGGGCATACCTCGACAAAATGCACTTGTGAGCATGCTTATTCACGCTCACTAAAGCTCAGTGCAGCGAATGGGCTCAGCATGAGTGCGCAACTGGAGAGATGAGCGCAAGATGAATGGGTATAAGTGAGCAAACGAGAATCTGAGCATGAGCCCACATGCGAGCATGAATCAGCACACGAGAAGGTAACCATGAGCATAATTCatgagcgtgagtgagcaaacgaggAGGTGAGCATGaacaaaactcactcatgagaaTGATCATTATAGCTGGCTGGGTGTGCCTAACGAGCTGAGTCTATAGGAAGAGACGCAACACGGGCGCATGACAACGCTGTATCAGAGCATGTGTCACAAACATAGGGATCTGCGAGGTGGGACGGCAAAGAGGGATCCGTGGCAGCTCCGCGCGCGCGTGCGTGAGCAACCAGAGAGCTCAGCCTGAGACGGGGAGCCGGATGAGTGAGTCTGAGTGCGCAAACAGAGTACTGAGTATGGAGagggtgttgttgttgttgttgaatatgGGGTAGGGAAGGTTAGCCTGGTGAGCTGAGTAAGGAGTGATTAAGTATGATCGAGTGAGCGGCAGTCACCAGTGCCGACCCCTGGCTACGGAGCAAGACAAATATCATTTGGCCAGGCGAAGACAAGACAAATATGCTTGGGAAGAATCGGAGAGCTGGCGCACGCTGTAACTTTGGTGTACCCTTGCATGACAGCGCTAAAGATCACAAACCATCaccaagagggagagagagaaaaaagtgtTTGGTTAGGAGTCCGTAAATAATACACAAAAATTCACTTCTGGCTTGCCTGATCAAAATTTAAAGGAAATATAAGTCTTTGAATTCTTTAACAAAGGGCGCTTGACGCCACGGCAGAAATCAAACTTCTAATCCTCCAATTGTAAGCCATGAAATGATACGATTAACTTGCGGTTATCATGGCAATGATTTTCTATGATGTTCCTTGAAAAACAAGCGTCCAGCTTTTCCTGATGCATACTACGCATTCTGAAATAGTGTCTGAGAAAGGGATCAAGATCAAGAGCAACGAAACGACGAAGCAACAGCAGCTAGCGTCCAGGCAGATGAGAGCTTCCAATTACAAACTATGTGTTACAAGGATGCATGTTCATAATCTTTATCTTACGTTGTTGGCGCTGACAATCCAAAAGGAGCACATAAAGATGCACATAAGTCGGAAGAGACCGTGGAGACCGGCCCTGGCGTATTCTGGAGCTACTTCTGAAAGAGAAGATGTGGTTGCAGTACGCGTCTTGAGCTTCTGTCAAAAACGAAGTTCACGACGAACTCTACCTGTATGATCAAGCTGGCCGATACGAAGCATGTTGAAGACAGTTTCTCCCAAGAAAGCCAGAAAGTGGTACAACTATGCATATTAGGCTCATTAGGATACATGGATTTAGTACCGTACGCGCACTTATGGATAAAAAAAGATGAAGCTAGAAACAAAAATGGCATCACCTGAAAAAAATAGCGAGCGACTGACACAAAGACCAACAGGAAAAAAATTAACAAAAACTTAGGGTCCATTCACACGATGCAGCCTTGGTGAAGCTCAACTAGGTTGCGCCGTGAGAACGGGTTCTGTAACTTGGTTGCTAGAGTTGTATCACGGATCGCACCAACCAGCGATTTTTCTCCCAACCTTCAGGCGCAACCAGTCAATCACTTGGCTCCTCCTCCGAACACATCCAATCGCAATGGCCCTCTCTCGTGTCGTCACTCCCGACTCGTAAATCAGATTAAATTACGAAGACAACGCTCAGCACGGAAACTCCCCTGGCGTAAAATACTGataaataaatacaataaacaatATAATCAATtacaaatacaatacaatatacgATAAATAAATGTAAAATATTTCACGAGGATCTATTCCAGAATACGTCAATGCAAATGGTCAACCATATTTTCAGTTCTTGCTCTCGTGTGATTGGACGAAGATGATGATCATGACATTTCCTCTAGGCACTATACGATGCGTCGAGTTGCTCACCATGTGAAACGAGACTACTCTCTGGAACTTCAATTGCGTGCAACCGTTGCTCGAACGAAGTTGCAACAACAGTTGCGCCTTCGTTGGCAATCCACGCTAAACGTACCGCATGTTTTCAACTTCTCTAGAGAGTCCGCCACGTTTGGAAAGGAGGGACAGTCTAATATCGCCACCGTCTTGGGCTTCGcctccaacccccccccccccccccggaacaccTTGAGGCTCTTGAGGAACCTAACATAGACTAAATGTACCTAGCTACGTAAGCGAAGCTAACCCGACCAAACAAACTTCACCGCTTCTCTACCTTTCAGAGAATGGCGGCTTCAGGCTTTACAATGCCGTTCCCGCTGTTTTCCGTGCAGCGCTTTAGCCGTGATTTGAACCGGCATAGAAAAACTTCTAGCGCACATTTCCACACAaatcttacatttttagattccgTATGTAGGCTCTTTCAATTACATCTATTGTTCGCCTCTAGTATGCGCTCGCTATCTGCCCTCTGCCAtcaaaaaaagccagtggtcccgatacagAACTACATCCGTTCCTTTTAAGCAAACAACATTAAGCTGAGGAAGAACTCACGGCATATACGAAAACAAGCATGCTGACACCAGGACGAGACGTGCAAAAAGCCATGGCGAACTGCGTGCACTGTTCTCCTCCTtatcctcttcttcttcttgtcttcttcctcttcctgcTCAGTGTAAGTGGCCGtgacccacactcttaaaaatgatggtggtggtggtggtgatgttgaaagggcttgccgttgttggcctcacgtatgtgggcaacgtcacgactgacgccctggggaaatgtgcgtcctgggccgacttctaggggaactgtgccgacatatgtctgaatgcgtctgaggaaaacccaggaaaactcttaaaaatgaacttcgcctcatagcacgctcctagccaaccattatctcgaatgatatcgttatctgccctgatttgttgaaaacgggggggcgtacgccatttctgtgacacttatgctgttcataattgtcacagaaaaggcatacgccccgtgttttcaacaaatcagggcagataacgatatcattcgagataatggttggctaggagcgtgctatgcggtgaagttcatttttaagagtgcacaaaGGATGGCCAGTAAGTTTTACCTTTTCATTTGGCACACGTTCGGTTAGGGTCGACTATCGCATTACGTCTATATTTATCGTAATCTTTGGTAGCGTCAAGATGGGACAACTGCATTGACTACTGCAGCGGAGACGAGTCAACTGGGTTAAGATTCCATTTCTTCGAGAAGCTCATTTTCAGCCTTCTCTAGACGATCTAGACTTTCGTAGACACTAACTTTTAATTGTACACACGAGAGGCCTAATTAAAAATGGATCGTGTGACAAAGCTTTGCTTGATTCGCGGGCTACATTCCGCCGCTTCTGGAATTACACACTCAGGAAATCGTCTTCAGCACAGACGAGCTTGCAACAAAAGAACGGTGTCACTTTCAGAAGCAAATTATCTCAACTTAATGGACTGCGCAAAATTAATAGCAGCTTTGATTACGCAGAGCAAATTTACTGGACACGCCGGAACGTTCAAGCACGCATTAGTACATGATAGATGACTGGGCTTCCTCGAGTCGAAATTTCGCGCTTGTGCACTTTGTAGCGCATAACGAAACAATGAAAAGGGAGGGCGCTCGTGTTGCTATCGTCCTTTCTTTGCTGACCACCCCTCACTGTTAAGCACGGGGCACGAGAATAACTAGAGCTTTTCGCTACCCTTCGGCGTTGCGACACAATTATATACAATTACAACACAATTATATATAATGGTGTTGTAATATAAAATACAATAGGATAACAATATACGATTATATACGCAAGATATGTATTTTAGCGGTGATACAGATGTTAGATGCTCCACGACGTTGAATTGCCTTTCAGAAATTTCAGAAATAAGTGGCGTTCGAAATGAGCATCATTTATCACATCAGCAGCATCATCTATCATCAGCATCATATATCGTCAGTCCGGGAATGTGTAGAGCGTGTTAGTAGAGGTCGCCTTTGTTGCACGGGACTTTCCTGACTAGCGTTGTGTGTCCAAATAAAATCcgttgctagttgaacgcctCCGTGTGTGTGTGCCGTCCTGTCCCTCCGCGTTCTTAATCATGTTCATCTATCATCAGTGCGTTTTCTCGTGAAAACCTACACCGCCACATGGAATGCTCGCGTACTTCACAATATCGTCTTAGGAGCTCAGAAGTTCATTCGAGGGTAGCCGCTGGGAGACAGAAAAGAAATCATTTGGCTTACTTCCGGGATATCTCTACGTGGACAATCAGATCACATCATCACGCGTTACAAGCTTACGAAATGTCGATATGCTTCACAATACAGTTCATATTGAAAAGGAACGGAAGAGGGTAAATTaacaagtaacgagttaccaattgtTGTAATGAAATTCGTTACTAGTCACATTTTTGCAAAGTAACTAAGTCGTTCCATCATTATTAGCAAAAGTAACGTGTTACATAGAACAGTAGTTCAGATGCCCGTGACGAGACATTAAGTCAACATGCATCAGTTTATCACACAGGTAACATATTTATACGACAGGTAAAGCAGTTTATTAGTTAGGAAGTGTGGCGTATCGTAACGCAGCGGAGGAACTTCTCCAGTTCAAACGTAAGCGTGTTGAGGCGCAGCGTCAACTGCGTGCGAGGGGGCAACCAACGCAAACCGGGTTTGTGTAAAAAGCGACAAGTTCAGCGGGCGAGAATGTCTCGCGAAAACTACTTAGAGCACCAACCTCATCTACAATGCAAGCACGCTGGCTACCCATAGTTACTATCCATCATCTCTACCTACTATACTCTcgagatttccgaaaggatGATGCAGCGGGCcatggacaacaacaacatagggCCCCGTAACGTGTACAGCCTCAATGAACTCCGACACAATAGAGCGTTTTAGTAGATCACACgctatcgcgtttgcgtacgtaagggatagcgttgatggttctggcGCACGCCCATAGCAGAAAGAGTGCTTCgcacagtgcgcagaaccaccgacgctatcccttacgtccCCAAAGTAGATTGTTGATGTTGATAGCGCGATGTCTAAAACTCTCCAATGACTGACCTGGTACTGGCCAAGAGCAACGTCTTCGCCCCTGGTGGTCAAGTACGTCAGCTACTTCAGCCTCCACATGCCtctaccaacaccacctagacgcATTGCCTCCTCTTTCTCTTTCAAATAAAAGTCAGGATTCGTCTGCTACGATTCATCATTCTGCGAATTCatgaacccgcaaatgattgtaGCTCACCTGGAGCCTGCAGACctaatatttagacaaaaggtgcaagacgctttccagaacatcagttttgagaaagattgggaTGATTtagcgctttatttccaagttgtCCCATTTAGtgcgcggggacgttcaatcacaactcgcagacgacggtgctTCGTCTGCATGGCCACGGccactgaaagcacgttcgtgattggctacggccgttgaagacacgatcctcattggctgttacgtcacgtcgacgagcaagCGGGCTTCTTTCTCTATCCAGGTGGTGTTGCTTGTACTGGTCCATCATCGGAGAATGCCTACAATGAGCTcttaaatgctatcgcatttcagtGACAGTCTGCGCAGCGATTTCTGACGTAATTTTGCTTGTTCTCTTTTGCCTCTAGTGCTACCATATCCGCGAAGACATACTAAATGGCCTCAGCATCCGAGACGGATCCTAACAGATTGTTATTGAACGTGCGCGCGTCTCGTTCTCTCTCTTGGTGCATCGAAGTCACAGATAATAATCGAAAATACGAGACCGGGTTCTGAATGAGGATGACAATAGCGAAAaatggcaaaatattttggcgggttttcttttttattccatataagcgtcgcgaagcaactgtggctatgagtggcatacagacgaggacagatgacagcaggaaggagtgggggacaggggggtagtatgcgtcctgggctgacttcagagggaactgtggcTCCATTCGGCTGTAAAGTCTGcctgaaaacccagggaaaaccccagacaggattcgaacccgcgtcacctcccattCGTGGCGCGGAAAGGGCGATCGCCCTAATCTCGGGACCAGCGCCACTTAACCAATCACGCGCGGGAGCTGTTTTTTGGCATCGTGCCAGGCGCCTTCATGAGCGCTGTAGCTTTATAGGGCCGTCACGTGTTCATGGGATGTCACGTGGTGTTTAGCGCTATAACGCCGCGGATGGAGCTACACTTGCCTCACTTAGCGTGGGGCCGGTTACTCGAAAGCGATGAACAGCACGTGGGTAAAATATCTGAAAATGAAATCTCCGTCTCCATAATCTTAGCAAATGATATGCATTGACGTTGAATGGGATGCCGATGGACACAAATGTTCTAAGTCAATAGCAACCCGTTCCGTTCTGTTTGAGCTTTCAGTTGTCCCATGCTCTCAGAGTTTGCTACCCTTCCGAACGCGAAAAAAATAATGTAAGGAAATCGTTACCTAACAGTTATGAGACATATGCAACGCACACATACActcaacagcaacaataaaAAGGAACCAGTGCCAAGTTCGGAATCTAGTCCTTGTTTGTCTAACCCACTTTTGGTGTATGCGCCTATTGGAGCGCGTGTGAAACCGTATTCTCGCACAAGATATCGGAAGTGCTAGGCGCCGAAGTGGTGGTATCTAAAGTCCCTGAATACTAAAAGTACCGGCAACTCGTCCTTCCCTCCCCCCATGCACTCTCTTCTCTCCCTTTCCCTCGACAGTGAcaccgccaggatgactgcaccgtagcagacgacagccgtgttatagcaGTGTTCAAGCAAGCAGGGCGTTACTGTTTTTGTTTGCGCGTTCTGGATATGTTTTCGTCGAATGACCTCGTGAAATTTAGTCCCGCTATGAGAACTGAAGTACCAAGGGAAAAATAATTAAACAAACGCATGGAATAAAGCGCCCACGTGTTTGTGGCAATGAGCCAGATACATTGCGGTGAGGCATCACACGCGTTGTGGATGATGACCGCTGGACGGATTATTATTTATAAATTTTTAAACTCCTCATTGAGGAATCTGGTTTGAAGGACGAACTCATACTCGTTTGCTTGTTCTATTTTCTTCTCAGTTATTTGTTGTTTCAGCAAGCATATACtgtggggaaaaaaaagtatCTTTCCCATAGTTGAGACATATCGATGGCATAAGAATAGATGTAGGAGTAGCTGTCGTAAGGCATTGATTAAGTAATTAGGCTGTTCTTTATTAAAGCTCCCATAAGCCACACTTTGGGTTAATTCGAACAATCTTGAAATTTTGTACGGCCCGCCATGCTTTTAACGCATTGAAAAGCCGCTAACTTCAAACAGCGCCCTTGCTTGGCTCAAACGAATTGGTTCAACTTGGTTGAATAAAGTGAAGTGGTTGGGGACAAAAAAAGTACCCGTCAAAAAGGCATCACACGTCAACAGGAATTTCAGCAAACGACACTGTTCTGTGAGGTTGATTTACAAACAGGAGAACGGTATACTGTTCGGTCAAATACTCCGCACTGTTTTACGTTCTCAAGCATGGATGCAATGTTCAATGACCGCATAAGTGTGACCCATCCGTGAAATGGTCGCGAACACAAACAAAAATTCACTACAGCGGCGCAACCGGAAGCACAATGTGACTATGCGTTGACGATGAAAGCTTTGCACGGCGACAGCATGAGTAAGctaagataaaaaaaaaataagggtGTGTGCTCGACAAAACTGAATGGACGACTGCAAATCACTTCCTTCGCAAAGCTGAGATGGTGGCGTTCCCTCATAAATACCGTTGTAATGTAAAGCAACGCAGAAAGTTCTTGCCTTCGGCATACCGGGTATGACACCCGAACGGACAGCAGCTAATTTTTGCATGAAACGCTGACAGGGGGACTCAGAAACAAGCACAGTCCTATAGTTTACCATTGGCACTCCCTACGTCATCCTGCATTCTGCAGCGGGAATGGCGGCTACGAAAGAGGCTCCGCACCACGTGGTAGCGAAAGCCCAATGAAAGAGGCAATGTGTTGTAGACCGCGTGCGAGAGGAGGAAAGCGGCGATCCTCAGAGGTTCGCGCTACTGTTACGAAGTTTAGTGGTCAGTTACACGATAGGGGAAAAACTAAGCCAGTGCGGAAGCAGAACGTAGGCACCCCATGTAATCCCAGTGTTATTGGACGCATACGTCTCTGCTGATGGCGGTAAGAAAATCCCAGCCTGATCCGCTCGTGGAACCAAACGTAAGACTTATTCCCTCGTAAACACCGCAGGCCGCCTTAAAAATGGATGGTCCTGGAGGTTTGTTTCACCTTGAGGACATTTAGAGAATGAGACACCTTGAGAATTTTATCTTAAAATGTGCTGCGAAGAGTGGCATTGCGTGCATACAAGTTGCTCTGATGTTATTTGGGGAATTGTCCGCGGTAGAGAGTAGTACAGAGAGTAGTAGAGAGAGTGTAAAGTTCCACATAACAAATCGACTTCCAATATGCACGAAACTGCATCTCCAGGCTAAATTATTCGTCTGACAATATcgtcattgttttttttttttctattcttcGATGCAGAGAAGTGGAGGATGATCTCGGTggtaatatttatttatattttttattttattttaattttatttatattatttattGATGCTACTGCTTTGCAACCTTTTGTCGCAGGACTCTCTTCTTGCACACGAAGAGTGTAGCTATACGCGTGTGTCTACTTTAGCGTCTGGCGCAAACTATGTGCTTCCCTTGCGTATGCATCTCAGCTAACATAACTTCCAGCATCATTGGTTATCATTTGCGCATGTACTAGCTGTCTGATAACCGCATATACCACATAGCATATAAGGTGCATGATTTAACAATAACAGTGCATAGTAAATAATGCGATATCACTGCCAGCATTATGCTTGCCTGTCATTCTATCATAACTCTCGTTTGATGAATCTCGACCTGACACCTTCCAGCACCCTGCGTTGCGTGGACCCTGTGGAGTAAGACAGCGAGTGTACAAAGTGGGACAGGTAATACGCAATAACATATAACCGTTAGGGTAATGCGGGGAGGAGGGGTCTTCCAGATTCTAGGCACACTGCACTTGAACCTTGACGCTGCGTCACTGCGAACGTAGTTTGCTCAACGCGTGACCAATTGTAACCAATCAGAATGATCGCAACCGATACCAATACATTGTACACCGCTTATGGATGTTACTGTTACTGGGAGCAGCATTGGCGACACCGACAACCCAGCAGATGTAACCTTCATCCCACAAGATGTTCCACGTATTCTATATTCTAGGATCTCGTCTTTACTGTActattcgcctctccagctACCTGTAGAGGCGTTCGCGTCGTCCTCAAGATGGTGCAGAAAAGAAGGATTGCCGATGACTCTACCTGcctcttcacgccttcttccacgagaccCGTTACAAGTTGCACGTTTcaaataacataactcgcgtgtcgtttcccgctttcttcgttgttttcgttcacgccgctcctggAGCGGCATTCTTTTTCTCTTTGCCTTCTCGTCATTGAATCTTCTTTTTCGCAGTATTTATCACTGCGGAACAGGACAGTGCatgttgctgtttgagttcaGTAAGCTGGGAAACTCCATCGCATACGAAGGAAAGTTTCGGCATCGTTTCGGGTCACCGCAAGACGTATCGGCTGGCTCCTGCTACTATCATTCATTATGTGCTTCTACTGTGGTCCGCTAGGTAGTGCGCAGTCAGTTGGAGCTGCGCTATGTACGCTACGCCAGtgtgtctctgcgcatgagTGGCGCtgctgatggaactgcttgctgtAGTCATCCACGCTCAGAcgggcaacgccacgactatcgcagggggggggggggggggtgcgtcctggaccgactccacggggaactgtgccgacatttgtcttaaagcgtctgaggaaaaagaGTTgcggagaaagcacgtgacaaagcgtctgtccactTAAAAAGCACCAATAATGGGGCATTCGCAGGCGCGCCTCagcactatttttttttaatatttagaACATACTATCGGCCCAAATGCTACAATAGGAGTGGCAGCAGAACAATGACAAAAcgaaaagagagggagagaagatACAATGCAATATAATTCTACTTAAAAAAACTATCTAATGCTGACATGAAAGTGTCAACGCTAGCACAGTTTATCACAAATAAAGGTAACCGGTTCCACTCGCGAATGAGGGAAAAATGAATAACGGAAGCAATCAGAGTGAAAACTGAACTCAGTGAAAAGTTTATCATGAGCTCGCCGAAGTGGGCGACAGACCAGCGGTTGCAGATACTTTGCCCTGTCGATACTTACCATACCACTGTGAATTTTATAGAGAAATTTCAGTCGGTTCATGTCAAACCGTTTAGACATAGTTGGAATACCAGCCCTAATACGTAATCCAGAAACAGACACGGTCGAATGATACTCATTGTAGATGAAGCGCAAAGCTctattctgtattttttcaatTTTCTGCATTGCGGACTTAGTGTACGGATATGCCAG
This portion of the Ornithodoros turicata isolate Travis chromosome 3, ASM3712646v1, whole genome shotgun sequence genome encodes:
- the LOC135387522 gene encoding uncharacterized protein LOC135387522, producing MAFCTSRPGVSMLVFVYALYHFLAFLGETVFNMLRIGQLDHTEVAPEYARAGLHGLFRLMCIFMCSFWIVSANNDDMRGMRAAFTFVMIRCLTYAMYAACDALYETFLMPDTLLNHIALASTIPLYMRFSTATFEFLLDAFLLTRMRAYYDLASRIACSTAAVAAIQASGAALRSPQPTPTPQ